The window GTAAAAAACAACAAAATTGCCGGCTGGAGACGGCAAAGTTAAGCCGGGACGCTCAATTCCGCCAAAAAAGCTGAACGTTATGCCTCTAAAAGATAAGAATTTTCCACAGGGCCAAGGCGCGCGCTATATAAAAATCTAAATTATAATATGAATATGGAGAGATACGAAATGAACAGCGAATGGAAAACTACCGCCTGCCCCTACGACTGCCCCTGCGCCTGCTCGATGCTCGCGCGGGTAAACGGCGGCAACATAGAGCTGCGCGTAAATCCCGCCAACAAACAGTGCTCCTTCATCTGTGCCAAGGGGCGGCGTTTTATAAAACGGATCAACGACCCGCGGCGGCTGCTTCATCCGCTTATGCGCCGCGGCGCGGATTGGGTAAAAATTTCCTGGGATGAGGCGCTCGGCCTGTGGGCCGAAAAGATATCGGCGGCAGTTAAGGACTGCGGCCCGCTCTCCGTGATGTCATTCGCCAGCGCGGGCTCCATGACCTTTTCCAAACAGCTGATCCCCGCCTTCTACGCCGCCCTCGGCGGCTTCACGAAAACCAAAGGAACCCTCTGCTCCTCCATCGGCTCGGCGGGGCTTAAAGAATCTACCTGCGGCTTCGGCGTCCCCTATGTTCCTCTGGAGGATATCTCCACGGCGCGCGGCCTGCTCTTCTGGGGACGCAACAGCCGCCATACGCAGCCGCAGATGGCCCCCGGCCTCGCGGCGCTGCGGCGCGGCGGCGGGGAGACGGCCTGCGTCGAGGTGCGCCTCTCGGCGACGGCGGCGCAGAGCGACCGCTTCTGGCGGATATCGCCGGGCGGAGACTGGGCGCTCGCCGCCTGGCTCTGCCGCCGGTTGGTGGATGATAAAAGGGACTGCCGCGGCTGGCGCGCGCGTGCCGTAAATCACGGAGAATTTCTCCGGGTACTGCATAACGCGGATATGGAGCGGCTGCTGGCGCAGGCAGGCCTTTCGGAGGAAACCGCCGAGGAGATATACCGCTGGCTCCTCTCGCATTACCCCGTCGTCCACATTCCCGCCTACGGCGCGCAGCGCTATCTGCACGGAGACATGCAGTTTCGCTGGATATTCGCCCTCGCGGTGCTCTGCGGCGGCTTTGAAGACGCGCGGGCGGGGCTCTCGTTCAGCAAAGACGAGGGGGCGCTCTTTCCCGAGGGGATTTTTGAGGAAAGTTCCAACATACGCCGCTTCGGCGTCACCACCTGGCCCGCCGAGCTGCTGAAGGCGGAGCCTCCCGTGCGGGTGCTGAACATCCTCTGCGCCAACCCCGCGCAGCAGTCGCCCGATTCGCGGCTGATCGAGGAGGCACTGGCC is drawn from Cloacibacillus porcorum and contains these coding sequences:
- a CDS encoding molybdopterin-dependent oxidoreductase, with product MNSEWKTTACPYDCPCACSMLARVNGGNIELRVNPANKQCSFICAKGRRFIKRINDPRRLLHPLMRRGADWVKISWDEALGLWAEKISAAVKDCGPLSVMSFASAGSMTFSKQLIPAFYAALGGFTKTKGTLCSSIGSAGLKESTCGFGVPYVPLEDISTARGLLFWGRNSRHTQPQMAPGLAALRRGGGETACVEVRLSATAAQSDRFWRISPGGDWALAAWLCRRLVDDKRDCRGWRARAVNHGEFLRVLHNADMERLLAQAGLSEETAEEIYRWLLSHYPVVHIPAYGAQRYLHGDMQFRWIFALAVLCGGFEDARAGLSFSKDEGALFPEGIFEESSNIRRFGVTTWPAELLKAEPPVRVLNILCANPAQQSPDSRLIEEALAAVDFKVCSEVFMTRTAELCDLVLPASIFLEEEDWIGGYGHSYISRNERVAAPRGECRSDWETYGALAERLGLDLDMRGLFSQMGRMISVDARLREVSRNLYLWDEPCYWKLSASRARLPETTPLPLKIPAGHLRLVTVHSELYINGQNIDAPASCMEPIVNLPERFCLERKIADGDRVRILSANGAELTMRAAIDRSLGEDTAWAMQGLPGLNRLTSAYEAPGRGAPYAECFITVEKM